A single window of Granulicella mallensis MP5ACTX8 DNA harbors:
- a CDS encoding cytochrome c oxidase subunit 3 yields MMNTSSTIPVAGSSETPWTLPYRGTIGMACLILAEAAIFIIFVVAYIFYIGKSLSGPTPAQVLELPIFGTICLLSSSITVHFASSALRKNNLRGCTAFLAGTVLLGAIFLVTTALEWHHLIYDKGLTIQTNLFGTTYYSLVGLHATHVIVGLIMLTLTLLFALTGHLKEEHEKKLEVLSLYWHFVDAVWVVVFLVVYVLGR; encoded by the coding sequence ATGATGAATACATCAAGCACAATTCCCGTCGCCGGCTCGAGTGAAACACCCTGGACGCTGCCCTACCGTGGCACGATCGGGATGGCCTGCCTGATCCTGGCGGAAGCCGCGATCTTCATCATCTTTGTCGTCGCCTACATCTTTTACATCGGCAAAAGCCTCAGCGGGCCGACCCCGGCGCAGGTACTGGAGCTGCCGATCTTTGGCACCATCTGCCTACTCTCGAGCAGCATCACCGTCCACTTCGCCAGCAGTGCGCTGCGCAAAAACAACCTGCGCGGCTGCACAGCCTTTCTGGCGGGAACCGTTCTGCTGGGAGCGATTTTTCTCGTTACCACAGCTCTGGAGTGGCATCACCTTATCTACGATAAGGGCCTGACCATCCAGACCAACCTCTTCGGAACGACCTACTACTCGCTCGTCGGTCTGCACGCGACCCACGTCATTGTGGGTCTCATCATGCTCACGCTCACGCTTCTCTTCGCCTTGACCGGGCACCTTAAAGAAGAACATGAGAAAAAACTCGAAGTGCTCTCTCTTTACTGGCACTTCGTCGATGCAGTCTGGGTCGTCGTATTTTTGGTCGTCTATGTTTT